The following are encoded in a window of Acinonyx jubatus isolate Ajub_Pintada_27869175 chromosome D4, VMU_Ajub_asm_v1.0, whole genome shotgun sequence genomic DNA:
- the PIP5KL1 gene encoding phosphatidylinositol 4-phosphate 5-kinase-like protein 1 isoform X2, with amino-acid sequence MAAPSPGPREVLAPSPEAGCRPATSTSGRRGLLWRLRDKQARLGLFEIGPGHELHQLTCMMQAGLWAATQVSMDHPPTGPPTEEDFSEVLTQVHEGFELGTLAGPAFAWLRHSLGLAEGDYQAALGPGGPYLQFLSTSKSKASFFLSHDQRFFLKTQRRREVRALLAHLPRYVQHLQRHPHSLLARLLGVHSLRVARGKKVGEAEARGPGQRGRLEGEILSSLTPYPRPQKFFIIMQSVFYPAGRISERYDIKGCEVSRWVEPAPEGSPLVLVLKDLNFQGKTIDLGPQRTWLLHQMELDTAFLRELNVLDYSLLMAFQRLHEDERGPGSSLIFRTARSVRGVQSPEEPGSQNRRLLPDSPNALHILDGPEQRYFLGLVDLSTVYGLRKRLEHLWKTLRYPDHELEAQGVKVLNKIIQQ; translated from the exons ATGGCCGCGCCGAGTCCGGGGCCCCGCGAG GTCCTGGCCCCCTCCCCAGAGGCTGGATGCAGACCAGCCACCTCGACCTCTGGCCGCCGTGGCCTCCTCTGGCGTCTACGAGACAAGCAGGCTCGCCTTGGCCTGTTTGAGATCGGCCCGGGGCATGAGCTGCACCAGCTGACATGTATGATGcaggcagggctgtgggctgCCACTCAGGTCTCCATGGACCACCCACCCACA GGACCACCCACCGAGGAGGATTTCTCCGAGGTCCTGACCCAGGTTCATGAG GGCTTCGAGCTGGGCACCCTGGCCGGCCCGGCCTTCGCCTGGCTACGCCACTCCCTAGGCCTGGCTGAGGGAGACTATCAGGCGGCATTAGGCCCAGGTGGCCCCTACCTGCAGTTCCTCAGCACCTCCAAGAGCAAGGCCAGCTTCTTCCTGTC ccacGATCAACGCTTCTTCCTGAAGACCCAGCGCCGCCGGGAGGTGCGGGCGCTGCTCGCCCACCTGCCCCGCTATGTGCAGCACCTGCAGCGGCACCCGCACTCGCTGCTTGCGCGGTTGCTGG GAGTGCACAGTCTGCGGGTGGCTCGGGGAAAGAAGGTGGGTGAGGCCGAGGCGAGGGGGCCGGGTCAGAGGGGGCGGCTGGAGGGTGAGATCCTGTCCTCCCTCACTCCCTACCCCCGTCCCCAGAAATTCTTCATCATCATGCAGAGCGTCTTCTATCCCGCCGGCCGCATCTCTGAGAG GTATGATATAAAGGGCTGTGAGGTGAGCCGATGGGTGGAGCCAGCCCCTGAGGGTAGCCCTCTTGTCCTCGTGCTGAAGGACCTCAACTTTCAAGGCAAGACCATCGACCTGG GGCCCCAGCGGACCTGGCTCCTCCACCAGATGGAACTGGACACCGCCTTCCTCCGGGAGCTCAACGTGCTGGATTACAGCCTTCTGATGGCCTTCCAGCGCCTCCACGAGGATGAGAGGGGCCCGGGCAGCAGCCTCATCTTCCGCACAGCCAG GTCTGTGCGAGGGGTACAGAGTCCGGAGGAGCCGGGATCCCAGAACCGCCGGCTGCTGCCCGACTCCCCCAACGCCTTACACATCCTGGACGGGCCGGAGCAACGCTATTTCCTGGGTCTCGTGGATCTCTCTACGGTCTACGGGCTCCGCAAGCGGCTGGAGCATTTATGGAAGACGCTGCGCTACCCAG ACCATGAATTGGAGGCTCAGGGGGTGAAGGTACTGAACAAGATCATTCAGCAATAA
- the PIP5KL1 gene encoding phosphatidylinositol 4-phosphate 5-kinase-like protein 1 isoform X4, with product MAAPSPGPREVLAPSPEAGCRPATSTSGRRGLLWRLRDKQARLGLFEIGPGHELHQLTCMMQAGLWAATQVSMDHPPTGPPTEEDFSEVLTQVHEGFELGTLAGPAFAWLRHSLGLAEGDYQAALGPGGPYLQFLSTSKSKASFFLSHDQRFFLKTQRRREVRALLAHLPRYVQHLQRHPHSLLARLLGVHSLRVARGKKVGEAEARGPGQRGRLEGEILSSLTPYPRPQKFFIIMQSVFYPAGRISERYDIKGCEVSRWVEPAPEGSPLVLVLKDLNFQGKTIDLGPQRTWLLHQMELDTAFLRELNVLDYSLLMAFQRLHEDERGPGSSLIFRTARP from the exons ATGGCCGCGCCGAGTCCGGGGCCCCGCGAG GTCCTGGCCCCCTCCCCAGAGGCTGGATGCAGACCAGCCACCTCGACCTCTGGCCGCCGTGGCCTCCTCTGGCGTCTACGAGACAAGCAGGCTCGCCTTGGCCTGTTTGAGATCGGCCCGGGGCATGAGCTGCACCAGCTGACATGTATGATGcaggcagggctgtgggctgCCACTCAGGTCTCCATGGACCACCCACCCACA GGACCACCCACCGAGGAGGATTTCTCCGAGGTCCTGACCCAGGTTCATGAG GGCTTCGAGCTGGGCACCCTGGCCGGCCCGGCCTTCGCCTGGCTACGCCACTCCCTAGGCCTGGCTGAGGGAGACTATCAGGCGGCATTAGGCCCAGGTGGCCCCTACCTGCAGTTCCTCAGCACCTCCAAGAGCAAGGCCAGCTTCTTCCTGTC ccacGATCAACGCTTCTTCCTGAAGACCCAGCGCCGCCGGGAGGTGCGGGCGCTGCTCGCCCACCTGCCCCGCTATGTGCAGCACCTGCAGCGGCACCCGCACTCGCTGCTTGCGCGGTTGCTGG GAGTGCACAGTCTGCGGGTGGCTCGGGGAAAGAAGGTGGGTGAGGCCGAGGCGAGGGGGCCGGGTCAGAGGGGGCGGCTGGAGGGTGAGATCCTGTCCTCCCTCACTCCCTACCCCCGTCCCCAGAAATTCTTCATCATCATGCAGAGCGTCTTCTATCCCGCCGGCCGCATCTCTGAGAG GTATGATATAAAGGGCTGTGAGGTGAGCCGATGGGTGGAGCCAGCCCCTGAGGGTAGCCCTCTTGTCCTCGTGCTGAAGGACCTCAACTTTCAAGGCAAGACCATCGACCTGG GGCCCCAGCGGACCTGGCTCCTCCACCAGATGGAACTGGACACCGCCTTCCTCCGGGAGCTCAACGTGCTGGATTACAGCCTTCTGATGGCCTTCCAGCGCCTCCACGAGGATGAGAGGGGCCCGGGCAGCAGCCTCATCTTCCGCACAGCCAG ACCATGA
- the PIP5KL1 gene encoding phosphatidylinositol 4-phosphate 5-kinase-like protein 1 isoform X1, producing the protein MAAPSPGPREVLAPSPEAGCRPATSTSGRRGLLWRLRDKQARLGLFEIGPGHELHQLTCMMQAGLWAATQVSMDHPPTGPPTEEDFSEVLTQVHEGFELGTLAGPAFAWLRHSLGLAEGDYQAALGPGGPYLQFLSTSKSKASFFLSHDQRFFLKTQRRREVRALLAHLPRYVQHLQRHPHSLLARLLGVHSLRVARGKKVGEAEARGPGQRGRLEGEILSSLTPYPRPQKFFIIMQSVFYPAGRISERYDIKGCEVSRWVEPAPEGSPLVLVLKDLNFQGKTIDLGPQRTWLLHQMELDTAFLRELNVLDYSLLMAFQRLHEDERGPGSSLIFRTARSVRGVQSPEEPGSQNRRLLPDSPNALHILDGPEQRYFLGLVDLSTVYGLRKRLEHLWKTLRYPGRTFSTVSPARYARRLCQWVEAHTE; encoded by the exons ATGGCCGCGCCGAGTCCGGGGCCCCGCGAG GTCCTGGCCCCCTCCCCAGAGGCTGGATGCAGACCAGCCACCTCGACCTCTGGCCGCCGTGGCCTCCTCTGGCGTCTACGAGACAAGCAGGCTCGCCTTGGCCTGTTTGAGATCGGCCCGGGGCATGAGCTGCACCAGCTGACATGTATGATGcaggcagggctgtgggctgCCACTCAGGTCTCCATGGACCACCCACCCACA GGACCACCCACCGAGGAGGATTTCTCCGAGGTCCTGACCCAGGTTCATGAG GGCTTCGAGCTGGGCACCCTGGCCGGCCCGGCCTTCGCCTGGCTACGCCACTCCCTAGGCCTGGCTGAGGGAGACTATCAGGCGGCATTAGGCCCAGGTGGCCCCTACCTGCAGTTCCTCAGCACCTCCAAGAGCAAGGCCAGCTTCTTCCTGTC ccacGATCAACGCTTCTTCCTGAAGACCCAGCGCCGCCGGGAGGTGCGGGCGCTGCTCGCCCACCTGCCCCGCTATGTGCAGCACCTGCAGCGGCACCCGCACTCGCTGCTTGCGCGGTTGCTGG GAGTGCACAGTCTGCGGGTGGCTCGGGGAAAGAAGGTGGGTGAGGCCGAGGCGAGGGGGCCGGGTCAGAGGGGGCGGCTGGAGGGTGAGATCCTGTCCTCCCTCACTCCCTACCCCCGTCCCCAGAAATTCTTCATCATCATGCAGAGCGTCTTCTATCCCGCCGGCCGCATCTCTGAGAG GTATGATATAAAGGGCTGTGAGGTGAGCCGATGGGTGGAGCCAGCCCCTGAGGGTAGCCCTCTTGTCCTCGTGCTGAAGGACCTCAACTTTCAAGGCAAGACCATCGACCTGG GGCCCCAGCGGACCTGGCTCCTCCACCAGATGGAACTGGACACCGCCTTCCTCCGGGAGCTCAACGTGCTGGATTACAGCCTTCTGATGGCCTTCCAGCGCCTCCACGAGGATGAGAGGGGCCCGGGCAGCAGCCTCATCTTCCGCACAGCCAG GTCTGTGCGAGGGGTACAGAGTCCGGAGGAGCCGGGATCCCAGAACCGCCGGCTGCTGCCCGACTCCCCCAACGCCTTACACATCCTGGACGGGCCGGAGCAACGCTATTTCCTGGGTCTCGTGGATCTCTCTACGGTCTACGGGCTCCGCAAGCGGCTGGAGCATTTATGGAAGACGCTGCGCTACCCAGGTCGGACCTTCTCCACCGTCAGCCCCGCTCGCTACGCCCGTCGCCTCTGCCAGTGGGTGGAGGCTCATACCGAGTGA
- the PIP5KL1 gene encoding phosphatidylinositol 4-phosphate 5-kinase-like protein 1 isoform X3 — MAAPSPGPREVLAPSPEAGCRPATSTSGRRGLLWRLRDKQARLGLFEIGPGHELHQLTCMMQAGLWAATQVSMDHPPTGPPTEEDFSEVLTQVHEGFELGTLAGPAFAWLRHSLGLAEGDYQAALGPGGPYLQFLSTSKSKASFFLSHDQRFFLKTQRRREVRALLAHLPRYVQHLQRHPHSLLARLLGVHSLRVARGKKKFFIIMQSVFYPAGRISERYDIKGCEVSRWVEPAPEGSPLVLVLKDLNFQGKTIDLGPQRTWLLHQMELDTAFLRELNVLDYSLLMAFQRLHEDERGPGSSLIFRTARSVRGVQSPEEPGSQNRRLLPDSPNALHILDGPEQRYFLGLVDLSTVYGLRKRLEHLWKTLRYPGRTFSTVSPARYARRLCQWVEAHTE; from the exons ATGGCCGCGCCGAGTCCGGGGCCCCGCGAG GTCCTGGCCCCCTCCCCAGAGGCTGGATGCAGACCAGCCACCTCGACCTCTGGCCGCCGTGGCCTCCTCTGGCGTCTACGAGACAAGCAGGCTCGCCTTGGCCTGTTTGAGATCGGCCCGGGGCATGAGCTGCACCAGCTGACATGTATGATGcaggcagggctgtgggctgCCACTCAGGTCTCCATGGACCACCCACCCACA GGACCACCCACCGAGGAGGATTTCTCCGAGGTCCTGACCCAGGTTCATGAG GGCTTCGAGCTGGGCACCCTGGCCGGCCCGGCCTTCGCCTGGCTACGCCACTCCCTAGGCCTGGCTGAGGGAGACTATCAGGCGGCATTAGGCCCAGGTGGCCCCTACCTGCAGTTCCTCAGCACCTCCAAGAGCAAGGCCAGCTTCTTCCTGTC ccacGATCAACGCTTCTTCCTGAAGACCCAGCGCCGCCGGGAGGTGCGGGCGCTGCTCGCCCACCTGCCCCGCTATGTGCAGCACCTGCAGCGGCACCCGCACTCGCTGCTTGCGCGGTTGCTGG GAGTGCACAGTCTGCGGGTGGCTCGGGGAAAGAAG AAATTCTTCATCATCATGCAGAGCGTCTTCTATCCCGCCGGCCGCATCTCTGAGAG GTATGATATAAAGGGCTGTGAGGTGAGCCGATGGGTGGAGCCAGCCCCTGAGGGTAGCCCTCTTGTCCTCGTGCTGAAGGACCTCAACTTTCAAGGCAAGACCATCGACCTGG GGCCCCAGCGGACCTGGCTCCTCCACCAGATGGAACTGGACACCGCCTTCCTCCGGGAGCTCAACGTGCTGGATTACAGCCTTCTGATGGCCTTCCAGCGCCTCCACGAGGATGAGAGGGGCCCGGGCAGCAGCCTCATCTTCCGCACAGCCAG GTCTGTGCGAGGGGTACAGAGTCCGGAGGAGCCGGGATCCCAGAACCGCCGGCTGCTGCCCGACTCCCCCAACGCCTTACACATCCTGGACGGGCCGGAGCAACGCTATTTCCTGGGTCTCGTGGATCTCTCTACGGTCTACGGGCTCCGCAAGCGGCTGGAGCATTTATGGAAGACGCTGCGCTACCCAGGTCGGACCTTCTCCACCGTCAGCCCCGCTCGCTACGCCCGTCGCCTCTGCCAGTGGGTGGAGGCTCATACCGAGTGA
- the PIP5KL1 gene encoding phosphatidylinositol 4-phosphate 5-kinase-like protein 1 isoform X5, whose product MCSTCSGTRTRCLRGCWKFFIIMQSVFYPAGRISERYDIKGCEVSRWVEPAPEGSPLVLVLKDLNFQGKTIDLGPQRTWLLHQMELDTAFLRELNVLDYSLLMAFQRLHEDERGPGSSLIFRTARSVRGVQSPEEPGSQNRRLLPDSPNALHILDGPEQRYFLGLVDLSTVYGLRKRLEHLWKTLRYPGRTFSTVSPARYARRLCQWVEAHTE is encoded by the exons ATGTGCAGCACCTGCAGCGGCACCCGCACTCGCTGCTTGCGCGGTTGCTGG AAATTCTTCATCATCATGCAGAGCGTCTTCTATCCCGCCGGCCGCATCTCTGAGAG GTATGATATAAAGGGCTGTGAGGTGAGCCGATGGGTGGAGCCAGCCCCTGAGGGTAGCCCTCTTGTCCTCGTGCTGAAGGACCTCAACTTTCAAGGCAAGACCATCGACCTGG GGCCCCAGCGGACCTGGCTCCTCCACCAGATGGAACTGGACACCGCCTTCCTCCGGGAGCTCAACGTGCTGGATTACAGCCTTCTGATGGCCTTCCAGCGCCTCCACGAGGATGAGAGGGGCCCGGGCAGCAGCCTCATCTTCCGCACAGCCAG GTCTGTGCGAGGGGTACAGAGTCCGGAGGAGCCGGGATCCCAGAACCGCCGGCTGCTGCCCGACTCCCCCAACGCCTTACACATCCTGGACGGGCCGGAGCAACGCTATTTCCTGGGTCTCGTGGATCTCTCTACGGTCTACGGGCTCCGCAAGCGGCTGGAGCATTTATGGAAGACGCTGCGCTACCCAGGTCGGACCTTCTCCACCGTCAGCCCCGCTCGCTACGCCCGTCGCCTCTGCCAGTGGGTGGAGGCTCATACCGAGTGA